Within the Bacteroidota bacterium genome, the region TGTTCGTTACCTTAGTCAGGTTGCACATGGGTCTTATCTCGAAGGATTGAAAAAAACAGGAATAAGTATTGAAGAAATTCCACATATGTATGGGATGAATCGTATTCTTAAAGAAATTGGCTGGGCAGCTGTAGCCGTTGATGGCTTTATTCCTCCTGCAGCATTCATGGAGTTTCAGGCATATAATGTATTGGTTATAGCTGCAGATATTCGTCCAATTAATCAGATTGAATACACTCCAGCACCTGATATAATTCACGAAGCTGCTGGCCATGCTCCGATTATTGCGAACAAAGAATATGCAGAATATTTACGGTTATTTGGAGAAATTGGTCACAAAGCATTTTCATCTGCATACGATTACAAAGTATATGAAGCTATCCGTCATTTGTCCATTTTAAAAGCAAATCCATACACAGCACAAGCTGAAATCGAGAAAGCAGAAAATGAATTAAGCAATTTAGAAAAAATGGAAGTTGTGCCTTCAGAAATGTGTAAAATTCGCAACTTGCATTGGTGGACTGTTGAATATGGATTAATTGACAGTTTACAAAATCCTAAAATTTATGGTGCCGGATTACTTTCCTCAATAGGTGAAAGTTTCAATTGTTTGCAAGATCATGTTGAGAAAATACCTTATACTTTGGCTGCAAAAGATGTTGGTTTTGATATAACAACTCAACAGCCACAATTATTTGTTACACCAAATTTTGAGCAACTTAAATTAGTGCTTCAGGAATTTGCGGATCAAATGGCATTAAATAATGGCGGAATAGATGGACTGAAAAAAGCAGTGATTTCTGAAAACACAGCAACGGCTTCATATAGTTCCTGTTTACAAGTAAGTGGAACTTTCACAAATTACCTGGTTAAGGATGAAAACTTGATTTGGTTAAAAACAGAAGGGCCTACAAGCTTAGCCTATCAGGAAACAGAGCTCAACGGACAAGGAAAATCTTATCATGCCCATGGATTTAGTTCTCCTGTTGGTAGACTAAAAGGATTAAAAACACCCCTTGAAACAAGTTGCGAAGGCGATCTGGCAATGATTGATATTAAAGTAGGTCAAGTATGTAAACTTGTATTTGAATCAGGCATTGTTGTAAAGGGATTTCTTGAATCTATGCTTCAAAAAGATCAGCGACTTTTGTTGATGAGTTTTTCTGAATGTACCGTAACCTATGAAGATAAGGTATTATTTGAACCTTCATGGGGCATGTACGACATGGCTGTTGGCGAAAAAATTGTTTCTGCATTTCCAGGACCAGCTGATCCAATAGCATGGGACTTGCACTATCAGGCACCTGAAGAAAAAACGCATAAAATTAATCATAGCGAAGAAGCCATCAGACTTCATGAATTATATTCATCTGTAAGAAATACTCGCACAGAGAAATACGATTATTATGCTCTTGAAAATATTTGGTATGAGTTAAAAGAAAAGTATCCAAA harbors:
- a CDS encoding aromatic amino acid hydroxylase, producing MESNSVLDKLPKHLLDLVIDQPYNDYTSQDHALWRYVMRQNVRYLSQVAHGSYLEGLKKTGISIEEIPHMYGMNRILKEIGWAAVAVDGFIPPAAFMEFQAYNVLVIAADIRPINQIEYTPAPDIIHEAAGHAPIIANKEYAEYLRLFGEIGHKAFSSAYDYKVYEAIRHLSILKANPYTAQAEIEKAENELSNLEKMEVVPSEMCKIRNLHWWTVEYGLIDSLQNPKIYGAGLLSSIGESFNCLQDHVEKIPYTLAAKDVGFDITTQQPQLFVTPNFEQLKLVLQEFADQMALNNGGIDGLKKAVISENTATASYSSCLQVSGTFTNYLVKDENLIWLKTEGPTSLAYQETELNGQGKSYHAHGFSSPVGRLKGLKTPLETSCEGDLAMIDIKVGQVCKLVFESGIVVKGFLESMLQKDQRLLLMSFSECTVTYEDKVLFEPSWGMYDMAVGEKIVSAFPGPADPIAWDLHYQAPEEKTHKINHSEEAIRLHELYSSVRNTRTEKYDYYALENIWYELKEKYPNDWLLALEILELMTKNNDHSLIRSEIESFLKEKSQNKEFSNLISNGLLLLDQ